One Bacillus sp. E(2018) DNA window includes the following coding sequences:
- a CDS encoding HD-GYP domain-containing protein — translation MIRNIKLAQLFIVGSAFIQALHHFFIEPLENFYPFLILFLIGFLPAWGANRMQEQYTKLAFVLCSIYVVSISYFFVTYPIVQAAYFFLPVSALLLNDKRLYYVSSIGGLASYLLLSNEPLKDYLAFISIYVIFCSLLFMAQRIVYQSVAEKEAIQQGVKAFSLAVEAKDVYTQGHSKRVALCAMILAKHGQFKNVDWEELELTALIHDIGKISTPDAVLLKNGKLTQEEYEIMKKHPVDGMILAKSFGYSDRVLTGILHHHERFDGLGYPHGLKGKDIPIYSRILAVADSFDAMTSNRAYRQGLTPWEAKKEIQNQSGKMYDPFIVEVFVRAYYDMLLICEDHTENSLMSISAHHEIASGLNEGKNS, via the coding sequence ATGATACGTAATATTAAGCTTGCTCAGCTATTTATTGTGGGGAGTGCCTTCATTCAGGCTCTCCATCATTTTTTTATAGAACCATTAGAAAATTTCTACCCCTTTCTCATCCTATTCTTGATCGGCTTTCTTCCAGCTTGGGGAGCCAACCGTATGCAAGAACAATACACAAAATTAGCTTTTGTTTTGTGCAGTATCTATGTCGTTTCGATTTCCTACTTTTTCGTTACCTATCCGATCGTGCAGGCCGCATACTTCTTTTTGCCTGTATCTGCTCTACTTTTAAATGATAAGAGGCTATATTATGTTTCGAGTATAGGTGGATTAGCATCCTATCTTTTGTTATCGAACGAACCGTTGAAAGACTATTTAGCATTTATCTCAATTTATGTGATTTTCTGTTCCTTATTGTTTATGGCGCAACGAATTGTGTATCAGTCCGTTGCAGAAAAAGAAGCGATTCAACAAGGTGTAAAAGCATTTTCGTTAGCTGTTGAAGCGAAAGACGTTTATACACAAGGTCATTCAAAAAGAGTAGCGCTCTGCGCCATGATTCTTGCCAAACATGGACAATTTAAGAATGTAGACTGGGAAGAGCTTGAGTTGACAGCTCTCATTCATGACATCGGAAAGATCTCAACACCAGATGCTGTTCTTTTAAAGAACGGAAAACTAACTCAAGAAGAGTACGAAATTATGAAAAAGCATCCTGTTGATGGGATGATTTTAGCAAAATCGTTCGGATACTCTGACCGTGTTTTAACAGGTATTCTTCATCATCATGAAAGATTTGATGGTCTTGGCTATCCACATGGTTTAAAAGGAAAAGATATCCCGATCTATTCTCGGATTTTAGCTGTTGCTGATTCTTTTGACGCGATGACGAGTAACCGTGCATATCGTCAGGGCTTGACACCTTGGGAAGCAAAGAAAGAGATACAGAACCAATCAGGTAAAATGTATGATCCATTTATCGTAGAGGTGTTTGTGCGTGCTTATTACGATATGCTTTTAATTTGTGAAGATCACACGGAAAATAGTTTGATGAGTATCTCCGCACACCATGAGATTGCTTCTGGATTAAACGAAGGAAAAAACAGCTGA
- a CDS encoding D-alanyl-D-alanine carboxypeptidase family protein — protein MKKLSLILVFSLVMLVNTTFVQATGENTPEIKSESAVMIDAKTGDILYQKNSSEQMYPASITKIITGILAIESGKLDDTVVVSSDAVRAEGTRVYLMENEQVPLKKLVQGLLINSGNDAAVAIAEYLAGDVDSFAEEMNAFAKKVGADDTHFVNPNGLFDEEHYTTAEDMAKITQYAMQNEEFREIVSTKELPWVGEGWETTLRNHHQLLWDYPGTIGVKNGYVDESKHTLVTAVSRDNLDVIIVTMKAPTSRAAYWDTMALGDYGFGNFERQTLSAGTKIEALNGKTYPLKEDLAVTLPKGEEPVQEVSSDGELQLKDSTGHVLLSHTLFKEKEKEKEASATVDHKSVEAVDSTFMQSVVKTGIFLYSGLLLLLAFLVILRMRSQKHKHKKMRQVARSYVK, from the coding sequence ATGAAAAAACTTAGCCTAATTCTTGTTTTTTCACTGGTTATGCTTGTGAATACGACGTTCGTACAAGCGACGGGGGAGAACACACCAGAAATTAAAAGCGAAAGCGCTGTAATGATTGATGCGAAAACAGGAGATATTTTATATCAAAAGAATAGCTCAGAACAAATGTATCCAGCTAGTATTACGAAGATCATTACAGGGATTCTGGCTATAGAATCAGGCAAGTTGGATGATACTGTTGTTGTTAGCAGCGACGCAGTGAGAGCTGAGGGGACACGAGTCTATTTAATGGAGAACGAGCAAGTACCTTTGAAAAAGCTTGTTCAAGGTCTTTTAATTAACTCAGGTAATGATGCGGCTGTTGCGATTGCAGAATATTTGGCAGGGGATGTCGATTCCTTCGCAGAAGAAATGAATGCTTTCGCTAAAAAAGTGGGAGCAGATGACACTCATTTTGTGAATCCCAATGGGCTTTTTGATGAAGAACATTATACAACAGCCGAAGATATGGCGAAAATTACTCAATACGCGATGCAAAATGAAGAATTTCGTGAAATTGTATCAACAAAAGAATTGCCTTGGGTCGGAGAAGGCTGGGAAACAACATTAAGAAATCACCATCAGCTCTTATGGGATTATCCGGGTACGATTGGTGTGAAGAACGGATATGTGGATGAATCAAAGCACACTTTAGTTACGGCTGTTTCACGCGATAATCTCGATGTGATCATCGTTACAATGAAAGCTCCTACCAGTCGAGCAGCTTATTGGGACACAATGGCTCTTGGGGATTATGGTTTTGGAAATTTCGAAAGACAAACGTTGTCTGCTGGTACAAAGATTGAAGCGTTAAACGGAAAGACTTATCCGCTAAAAGAGGACTTGGCCGTTACTTTGCCTAAAGGAGAAGAACCGGTTCAGGAAGTGAGTTCTGATGGAGAACTTCAATTAAAAGACTCTACAGGGCATGTGTTGCTCTCACATACACTATTTAAAGAGAAAGAAAAGGAAAAAGAAGCTTCGGCAACCGTCGATCATAAATCAGTAGAAGCAGTAGATTCGACGTTCATGCAATCTGTTGTTAAGACAGGCATCTTTCTATACAGTGGATTGCTTCTATTACTTGCATTTCTAGTCATTTTAAGAATGCGCAGTCAAAAACATAAACATAAAAAAATGAGGCAAGTAGCTCGCAGTTACGTGAAATAA
- a CDS encoding magnesium transporter CorA family protein, producing the protein MEETSVYGWKWHRHECHEETIHDLIADTKGCKNWLSNIKEDKVNYLRIEKDSDGDQIVRGSLTYKQDPENQSDFEVFHFYIRPKSIITVGLDLSRIQGENREACDHLILEEKTPVEGFIILLGELINYFLDGIDALEVKLKELQRDVQRNNHTNLLNSIYDRRIELINWSDLTLPVHETQMAIKEAFLDEITETQAYKRIETRIDRTTSLLSHYRQDIDTLLNLEEVLSSHRGNEIMKTLTVFTVIFTPAMGLGAIWGMNFKNMPELDWKLGYLYAMLLIVGSTIGVYIWLRMKGWTGDLLRGKKSRKHFD; encoded by the coding sequence ATGGAAGAAACAAGTGTCTATGGTTGGAAGTGGCATCGTCATGAGTGCCACGAAGAAACAATTCATGACTTGATCGCAGATACGAAAGGCTGCAAAAATTGGTTGAGTAATATAAAAGAAGATAAAGTCAATTATTTAAGAATTGAAAAAGACAGTGACGGTGATCAAATTGTTCGGGGGTCGCTTACGTATAAACAAGATCCGGAGAATCAATCTGATTTTGAAGTGTTTCACTTTTATATTCGCCCAAAATCTATAATAACAGTGGGATTAGACCTTTCACGTATCCAAGGGGAAAACCGTGAAGCTTGTGATCATTTAATCTTAGAAGAAAAGACACCTGTAGAAGGCTTTATTATCTTACTCGGTGAATTGATCAATTATTTCTTGGATGGTATTGATGCATTAGAAGTGAAGCTTAAAGAGCTGCAACGTGATGTTCAAAGAAACAATCACACTAATTTATTGAACAGCATCTATGATCGCCGAATCGAGTTGATTAACTGGAGTGACTTAACACTCCCTGTTCATGAAACACAGATGGCCATTAAAGAGGCTTTTCTCGACGAAATCACAGAAACGCAGGCTTATAAGCGAATTGAAACTAGAATCGACCGAACAACTTCGCTCCTCTCCCATTACAGACAGGATATCGATACGTTGTTAAACCTGGAGGAAGTACTTTCTTCTCATCGTGGAAATGAAATTATGAAAACACTTACCGTTTTTACCGTTATTTTCACTCCAGCAATGGGGCTAGGCGCAATTTGGGGTATGAATTTCAAGAATATGCCTGAACTTGATTGGAAGCTTGGATATCTTTATGCGATGTTATTGATTGTTGGTTCTACAATAGGCGTTTATATCTGGTTAAGAATGAAAGGTTGGACGGGAGATTTATTGAGAGGGAAGAAAAGTAGAAAACACTTTGACTAA
- a CDS encoding NUDIX hydrolase codes for MVMKWEGASCICVNDGKLLMVLQGTAAEEKKWSIPSGGREENESLEECGIREVWEETGYVVKVTKKLHIKEGISQNIQFKVQYYLTELVGGSPVIQDPDGLIHDIRWVSLKELETLTLSFPEDRELLQSYLSLQEKII; via the coding sequence ATGGTTATGAAATGGGAAGGTGCTAGTTGTATTTGTGTGAATGATGGAAAGTTATTGATGGTTTTACAAGGAACAGCCGCTGAGGAAAAGAAGTGGAGCATTCCTTCCGGAGGCAGAGAAGAAAACGAGAGTCTTGAAGAATGCGGCATACGAGAAGTATGGGAAGAAACGGGTTATGTCGTAAAAGTTACTAAGAAACTACATATTAAAGAAGGCATATCTCAGAACATCCAATTTAAAGTTCAATATTATCTAACTGAATTGGTGGGCGGTTCTCCTGTTATTCAAGATCCCGATGGTTTAATTCACGATATAAGGTGGGTATCCTTGAAAGAGTTAGAGACGCTAACGTTATCCTTTCCAGAAGACCGAGAACTTTTACAAAGTTATTTATCCTTACAAGAAAAAATAATCTAG